The Fimbriimonadaceae bacterium nucleotide sequence CAGGGGGAGACTTATAACAGTAATACGCTGACTTACGACTCATTCGAAACGACAACCTTAGCAGCCCACCGTGCTCAGGGGCTCTACGTGACGTCGCGGCAATCACAAACCGGCTTTGGGTACGGCTCCAAGGGTGAAGTCACCGTCGACGTCGAGCCGAGCGTACTACAAGGGATTGATTGGTCGAAACGTGGCCAACTTCAATCAGTTCGTGGAGTTATAACGTATTCTGACCTTTCGCCCGATATTGCTGAGCGAGGCGCGGCAGAACTGAGCTCGCTGTTTGCTGTTCGTGGCTGGAAAGGGGACATTGAATCGGTTAACGCTCCCGGAAAGACTCCGGGAATTTTTGTCACAGTCTCGGCGCATTTCGATTCTGGCATGGGCTCTGGCTGCGCCATGGGCCAACGTGGCATGCAGATGGAAAGCGTCTGTCGGTCTGCCTGCAAGGCGCTGGATGAATGGATCGATTCCGGCACAAGTGTCGACACTTACTTAGCCGACCAACTGTTGCTTCCTGCCGTTCTCGCAGAAGGGAAGACGACATATGAAACGCCCAAGGTGACCAGAAGACTGACCACTATGGCATGGCTCATGCGCCAGTTTCTGCCGATTCGTCTGACCCTTCATGGCCAAGAGGGCTATCCGGGGCTCGTTACGATAGAGCGCTAGGCACTCCGGCGGTGGCGGCTCGAGAGCAGCTTTGTCTTGTCACGATACTTGTTCACTGTACGACGCGCGACTTTTACCCCTTTCTCGTGTAGGATCTGGGCGATGGACTCGTCGCTAAATGGACAGCTGGGGTTCTCCGTCGAGAGGATTTCTTCAATCATCTTCTGGATGCGTAGGGCGGGCTTGAAGAAGACATCGAAGGAAAGAATTTCTCCTGTCGCGATCTGCACAAACTTGCCGTTTGTCGCCCGACTTACTGAACTTTCGTGAAGACCAAGATGCGCCGCAAGTTGCACCCTGGTCAGGGGATTTAGAAACTTATAGTCTCCGGTGCTGACGAAACCGCTTTGCTGTTCCACGAAGAAGCGGCCGATCTGGAGCATCGTTTTATGCCGTTGCGAAATCGCGTCAATGAAGCGGTTCGCTCGGTCGACAAACTCCTGGATGTGCCCCCGCTCCTCCTTCGGGACTCTGCCCTTAGCGATGAGGCGGTAACGGCTCGCATAAGCGTCGTCGATTCGCAGACTGCAGGCAGTGGGGCCGGGAACCTCAATGCGCCACCCAGTTTCGTCCCGTGCGAGGACCAGGTCCGCTTGGGCGCCCACTGACCGGTCCGCACCGATGCAGACATGAGCCTTAAAGCCTTCACCTGGAAAGGGGTTCAGGCCGGTGACAATCTCGAAGACTTTTCGAATGGCTTCGTCGCTGGTCTTGTACTTTCGCCTCAAGGCCCTGACGTCACGCTGTACG carries:
- the rpoN gene encoding RNA polymerase factor sigma-54: MADGMGQHVGARVSTSVRIDPRVILASQVLQLNHAELLQAVETELAENPALERIEDSETPVTLDEILKTVAPAELKPSSDNRELQRSLPRDGEQEFDWLDFTPDSDTLWDHLRAQLLPQLPDHEKDLGNYLIASVNDRGYLTVSLEEVALDCNVTLESSAKAIELLKQCEPAGVGANDLRECLLLQLRGHSEADHRLARTILRQDWDLLVQRDVRALRRKYKTSDEAIRKVFEIVTGLNPFPGEGFKAHVCIGADRSVGAQADLVLARDETGWRIEVPGPTACSLRIDDAYASRYRLIAKGRVPKEERGHIQEFVDRANRFIDAISQRHKTMLQIGRFFVEQQSGFVSTGDYKFLNPLTRVQLAAHLGLHESSVSRATNGKFVQIATGEILSFDVFFKPALRIQKMIEEILSTENPSCPFSDESIAQILHEKGVKVARRTVNKYRDKTKLLSSRHRRSA